One part of the Eubalaena glacialis isolate mEubGla1 chromosome 19, mEubGla1.1.hap2.+ XY, whole genome shotgun sequence genome encodes these proteins:
- the FAM222B gene encoding protein FAM222B, which yields MLACLPGPGDLSFQLLSHTQMNTGLQKWDTTQKMRTAHYPTPAELDAYAKKVANNPLTIKIFPNSVKVPQRKHVRRTVNGLDTSAQRYSPYPTQAATKAGLLAIVKVPAKSILKDFDGTRARLLPEAIMNPPVAPYATVAPSTLAHPQAQALARQQALQHAQTLAHAPPQTLQHPQGIPPPPALSHPQSLQQPQGLGHPQPMAQTQGLVHPQALSHQGLQHLPTPLLHGGRKMPDSDAPPNVTVSTSTIPLSMAATLQHSQPPDLSSIVHQINQFCQTRAGISTTSVCEGQIANPSPISRSLLINASTRVSTHGVPTPMPSCVVNPMEHTHAAAAALPAAGPVNLPTGISRAPTGYPSDLKPVAWNQHQLAHLQQMCSEAGGTPAPGLTGKHAAGRELAGPGFVGKAPAYPQELCLAQAFHLKPPLEKPTPSPPVNGLAAPLAYPNGHYFQPLWNNILPTPNSDSSGSQDLAMPFHSGQPAGAPLDCAAAAAGAHYRAGTGGGPVASQNSLVQTLDYLSGDFPQACFRDQSLAMLSKAHRAPGSRAPDPTDSRNLHIQHPGYR from the exons ATGCTAGCCTGTCTACCAGGGCCAGGTGACCTGTCCTTTCAGCTTCTTTCTCACACGCAGATGAACACTGGACTTCAGAAAT GGGACACTACACAGAAAATGAGAACTGCTCACTATCCTACCCCAGCCGAATTGGACGCGTATGCTAAGAAGGTCGCAAACAACCCACTGACTATAAAAATCTTCCCCAACAGTGTGAAGGTTCCCCAGCGGAAACACGTTCGTCGTACTGTGAACGGCCTCGACACATCAGCCCAGCGCTACAGCCCCTACCCGACTCAGGCTGCCACCAAGGCAGGCCTGCTTGCCATTGTCAAAGTGCCAGCCAAAAGCATACTCAAGGACTTTGACGGCACCCGAGCCCGGTTGCTCCCTGAGGCCATCATGAACCCCCCAGTGGCGCCCTATGCTACTGTGGCACCCAGCACTTTAGcccacccccaggcccaggcTCTGGCCCGCCAGCAGGCCCTGCAGCACGCACAGACCCTGGCCCATGCCCCTCCCCAGACGCTGCAGCACCCTCAGGGTATCCCGCCACCCCCGGCGCTGTCccaccctcagagcctccagcagcCTCAGGGCCTGGGCCACCCTCAGCCCATGGCCCAAACCCAGGGCTTGGTCCACCCTCAGGCCCTGTCTCACCAGGGTCTCCAGCACCTCCCCACTCCCTTGCTGCACGGAGGCCGGAAGATGCCAGACTCAGACGCCCCCCCGAATGTGACCGTGTCTACCTCAACTATCCCCCTTTCCATGGCGGCCACCCTGCAGCACAGCCAGCCCCCGGACCTGAGCAGCATCGTGCACCAGATCAACCAGTTTTGCCAGACGAGGGCAGGCATCAGCACTACCTCAGTGTGTGAGGGCCAGATCGCCAACCCCAGCCCCATTAGTCGCAGTCTGCTCATCAATGCAAGCACTCGGGTGTCGACCCACGGCGTCCCCACACCAATGCCTTCATGTGTGGTCAATCCCATGGAGCACACCCACGCGGCCGCAGCCGCATTGCCCGCTGCAGGCCCTGTCAACCTGCCCACGGGCATCTCTCGAGCCCCCACTGGCTACCCTAGCGACCTCAAGCCAGTCGCCTGGAACCAGCACCAGCTGGCCCACCTGCAGCAGATGTGCAGTGAGGCCGGCGGGACGCCAGCCCCTGGCCTGACAGGCAAGCATGCGGCAGGACGCGAGTTGGCAGGGCCTGGCTTTGTGGGCAAGGCCCCTGCCTACCCGCAGGAACTCTGCCTGGCGCAGGCTTTCCATCTGAAGCCACCCCTGGAGAAGCCAACCCCATCCCCACCAGTCAACGGCCTGGCAGCCCCACTGGCCTACCCCAATGGTCACTACTTCCAGCCCCTGTGGAACAACATCCTGCCCACTCCCAATAGCGACAGCTCGGGGTCTCAGGACCTCGCCATGCCGTTCCACAGTGGGCAGCCTGCGGGCGCACCCCTCGactgcgcggcggcggcggctggggCCCACTACCGGGCAGGGACCGGGGGCGGTCCGGTGGCAAGTCAGAACAGCCTGGTGCAGACACTGGATTACCTAAGCGGGGATTTCCCGCAGGCCTGCTTCCGAGACCAGAGCCTGGCCATGCTGAGCAAGGCCCACCGAGCCCCTGGCAGCCGAGCCCCTGATCCCACAGATAGTCGAAATCTTCATATTCAGCACCCTGGGTATAGATAG